In Dioscorea cayenensis subsp. rotundata cultivar TDr96_F1 chromosome 13, TDr96_F1_v2_PseudoChromosome.rev07_lg8_w22 25.fasta, whole genome shotgun sequence, the sequence GGTGCTGAGGATGGTTCCATAATGTCAGTGTCGTCACCAAAGAATAAATCTCCAGTGAATTCCCGTCCGGTTGACATCGGACATTCTTACAAGTGAACTAGATGAGGAGTAGATGTGTGTGTGAACTCTTTAATTATTAGATATGGGACTATCTGgggcaaatttttttttttataaatttggatTTCATTGTAATAGAgtctagattaaaaaaaaaatagattaatatgACAGAgcacaaacataaaaaaataaaaaaataaatataatttaaatttaaaattatttttttttaaaaaaaattctaaggtCTCCGTTATCTCAACGTAACGTGTTTGTTAATGAAAATTACTTTTGTGGCCACGAGAAACTTGCCGTTATGCAACTCTTAGgattaattttcatataataaatttatttgaaaacatTCATCAATGTAATActtaatcaaaaacaaaaacagtttGAATCAGAGAATCCAttggataaaaatatatataaaaaaaccttttaccgattttaatctatttgtaatttacgtactctttttttttaaaaaaaaaacacaaaacaaaataattaatttgcaaCAATAACTTCAAAGGATAATTAAttgatcatttttaattttacatataaatcaatattattgcatttattttggttttatttgcaACAATAAATTTATACTCTAATGCCTAAACTAAtatccaattatatatataattgttttttttaataaactatatACCTGacaaataaatgcaaagaaaagaagaagagaaacgcGTTTCCCAAAGCAGATTGGAAACGGGAATCCCGCACGAATGATCATCACGTCTGGGTTCAATCCATGCAAGCCCATGAACTGAGGCAACGTGTGCCACGTTGGTCCGTGGTTTGGGCCCCCACGACTCCCGTAGTTAAAAAGACCAAATTACCCCTCCAATGAAACTGCCATTTATATATCTCTGTCTCCAAGAACAtgtatatttctatatttaatcTTCTCTCAAATTCCcaatttctcatctttttgccTGTTTTCCATACTTTGGAATTCACCCATTTCCTCCCAATCATCTTCTCATCTTTGGAATTCAattcctctttcttcttctccttctcattTTGCATCAAAGGTTGCAtctttctctgtttctctgaaagaaaaaaaagtagtcATTTTCTTCATCTGAATTCACAGAGGTTTCTCTTCAACCATATCATAAGAAATCTAGACAGAGATCAGAGTACCTTGTTTTATTTGCAAAGGTTGTATCTTccgaaggagaagaagaagaagaccaatGGTGTCATTGATTTGGTTAATGGTGATGTGTTGTTCCTGTTGCTCTTCTTTGGTTGAAGGGCTTGGAGTGAACTGGGGAACAATGGCGACACGTAAATTGCCTCCACACACCATTGTGAAAATGCTGCAGGACAATGGGATTAAGAAAGTTAAGCTCTTTGATACTGACTATAATACCATGAGTGCGCTTGCCGGGTCAGGGATTGAAGTCATGGTTGCTATCCCAAATGATATGCTCGCTACAATGAATGACTATGATTCTGCCAAGCTCTGGGTCAAGAAAAATGTCACAAGATTCAACTTTGAAGGTGGTGTCAATATAACGTGAGTTTTCAAACATTCTCAAATTGTTTCGAGTTTTGAATTAGAATCAGATGCTGTGCTCACAAAGCATTTCAGTTTGTCAGACAATCTCAAACTGTTTTCTTTTCAGTCAATGCAAATAGAGTTCTTAATTCTAGGAATGATTTTTCAACCAATTCATGACATTATTCTAGGTTCTCAATTCTGTAATGTTTTCTTAATCTATGATTTCTGCAAACAAAAGAAGACAATTTTTGGATTCACATACCTTTTTGCTGATGTTAATGCATTTGTCCTGCAAAAATTGCAGTTATGTAGCTGTTGGCAATGAACCCTTCCTCAAGTCCTACAATGGTTCCTTCCTAAAGACCACCTTGCCTGCTTTGAAGAACATACAAAGTGCCCTCAGTGATGCAGGCTATGCAGACACAATTAAGGTCACAGTTCCTCTCAATGCTGATGTCTATGAATCCCCGGCAAACAACCCAGTTCCTTCAGCTGGTAGATTCCGAGAAGACATCAGAAATCTCATGACTCAGATGGTCGAGTTCTTTCACCAGACTGGTGCTCCATTCACTGTCAACATATACCCTTTCCTCAGCCTCTATGGAAACCCCGATTTCCCTGTGGACTTTGCCTTCTTTGATGGTGCTAGTCCTCCAGTAATCGATGGAAATATTCAGTACACCAATGTGTTTGATGCCAACTTTGACACGCTAGTATCAGCCCTGAATAGCATCGGCTATGGTGACTTACCAATCATCATAGGTGAAGTTGGCTGGCCAACTGACGGCGATATCAATGCCAACACAAACTTGGCTCAGAGATTTTACAATGGCCTTCTGAAGCGGCTCGCTGCCAACCAAGGGACTCCTCTCCGGCCCAACGCATACATTGAAACCTACCTCTTTGGTCTCATTGATGAGGATGCCAAGAGCATTGCTCCAGGTGCATTCGAGCGACATTGGGGGATCTTCGCCTTTGATGGCCAACCAAAGTACCCGCTCGACCTCTCCGGCAGCCCTACACTCACTGCAGCGAAGGATGTCCAGTATTTGCCACAGCAGTGGTGTGTGTACAATCCAAACACAAAGGCAGATGTCGGCAGTAAACTCATTGACAACATGAACTTTGCGTGCACCTACGCAGACTGCACGGTACTCGGCTATGGGTCTAGTTGCAATGGCCTAGATGAGAAGGGCAACGCTTCGTATGCCTTCAATTCATACTTCCAGACACAAGGGCAGAAGGATGGGAGCTGCGACTTCCAGGGGCTGGCAATGGTGACCACACAAAACAATTCGCAGGGTAAATGCAACTTTCTTGTCCAGATTGTCGGTTTTGATTATTCTAGTGCTTCATCTGCATCCTTGTCATTGTTGGAAATGTCTGTTCTGTTATATGTATCAGTGATGCTTCTCTTCTTCTAGTTTTAAACCCTTCTCATGTAGCTCTGATCagatgcttatatatatatagttgttgtTCGTTTGGTCTGCACATGTTTAATGATTATCATCAGATGAATGTCCGGTGTCACTGACAGGAGATTACCAGCCTTCTACATTTTCAATCTTTCATGAAATTAGAAAACCTCCAAACAAAATTTCCCATGGAATCATAATCTCCCACAAGTAAAAATTTTTCTCTATCATTTACAAGCAAAACAGACACTTTCccaagatggaatctcttcatttttttataagcaaCTCAGCAAGATCAAAGTTTGACAACAAAAATGTGTCTATCAACTAGAATCAAAGCAATAACActcaatttattttcttttatggaagGAGGTGAAATATTCCAACTATTTTCTATCATTTACAAACAAAATAGATATGaaattcttcatttcttcattaGAATGAGAAAGCATGGACAACACAATGAACACATATATCTGTATCAGCTATCATCAAAGCTCAGGCTTCAATCTATCTCTACCATTTGCAAGGAAAATAAATGCAATGCCAATATTTTTTTCCCGtcatttttcagaaaaaaataagaaaaaaaaatattaaaatttgccAACACATGTATACCAACTAGAATCAAAAGTTCAGCTTCATTAACACTTCTTCGGTATTTCAGACATAGAAATCGTTTCATCTTTTCAGacaaatttaccaaaattttgACCGCATATAAGTCAACTACCTACCAACAAAACCTAAGAGACATCGACGACGTTAAATCACAAGCAAAACAGACATGCAATTTTTCCATCTGTTCAGAACAAACATCAGATTTCAACACATGTCTCTGTTTTTACCAGTTTTCATTTCCCAACATTTTCAATCAACATGAAACTTCAATCCATTactcatacaaaaaaaaaaaaaaagtattgttTGATCTTACAGAAGGGACGAAGTTGCCTCCGGCACTCCCTGttgcccttcttctccaagCAGAAGCTCCCTCTCTCTATGTATCTCTCTATAAAAGGCAAGACACATGACAAAGGgccctttttattttattttgttttattttttattttttatttaattatatattacagATTTTATGTAACTAAAAAAACACATCACTATCCTGAAATATGTAAATCAACCAACTACCTTTTAGTAACAGATCGGAAAAGATTAGAATTtcaaaattcacacaaaatgaGAGTGTGGTTGTTTATTAAGCTTATCCTACTTTTATTCCTGTCTCTCATCCCTAACACGAGTTTGTTACatcttattaaataaaataaaataattgatatattttttaaaaaatttaaaataaatttaatttaataaataaataattcagatataattttttttctttttttttttcaatagattttttaaatataatgttATGAATATAGTTAACAGTTTATGTtgataatcatatttatttctgcatttactattattaaatatgaatttatttttatattatcctTAAATAATGAAGTATAAGCTGAATAtcaattatttacataatttaatttaaaattaattgaggTTGGTCAATAGTGTCAATTCGCAAGATGCCTACCCTTCCATTGGTATTTTCCTTAGTCCAATTTAGAGTCCACACCTAAATAAACagtacaaaattaaaaattaaaaattttaaaaaaataataataaattaaaaaaacatcttttcggtttaatttttatatatatatatatatatataaactatcaaaattgaTTTTTACTAGAGGGTTATGGTTGCTTTACAAGCACCTCAACAGTTCTTAAGCTTGTTGAAGAGGATCCTGGAGGACAGGCTCAAAGGAGAGCATGAATACTGACCAAGAGGAGACAAAGACTAATTTTGAAGATTCCATGACAATGGATCAAGTCCAAGACAGTATTCGCAAAAGGCTCGTTAATATGGAGGGGTCTAACTTTCCCAGACACATCCCACAAAAAAAGAACGGAGGTGGACGCCACAGTTTCTCAGATCATATAATCTTATGGATGTTTTGTTaacatttctttgtttttgtgttttctttataCTCATGGTTATTATAATTTCCATTACTAGTTTTAATATGATATATTGAAATTGTAAGGGCCTTACCAATGTTAAAACGTTTAACCATATTCGGGAACTGACCAAGATGAACAAGCATGTGGTTGTCGGTTTGGTTGAGACCTGTGTTAATGAAGATCGTACCCTCAATTTTTGTTCTAAGTTCAAGCAATCTTGGAATTGGGCGGCCATACATTCTCTTGGTTACTCTGGTGGCATCATTGTCCTGTAGAAGAACGCTATAGGGCTTATCACCCCATTGTTGCTTCCAGGCTCTCAGTTCATCTAGTAATTTCCTTTTCTCTCCTTGAAGTCCATATCCTGATTATTATCTATAATGGCCAGTCGATTAGGACTCAGCGGAATCTTTGGAAGGAATTATCTTGTTTATCTTCTCTTAATCTTCCCTAGTGTATTTTTGGGGATTTTAATGTGATTCATTCCTAGGTAGAGCACAAAGGTTGTATTTTCAGACATTATTCTAGTAAGTCTtgtctttttaataattttattacctATAATTCTCTGGTTGATGTTAGTT encodes:
- the LOC120274800 gene encoding glucan endo-1,3-beta-glucosidase 8-like → MVSLIWLMVMCCSCCSSLVEGLGVNWGTMATRKLPPHTIVKMLQDNGIKKVKLFDTDYNTMSALAGSGIEVMVAIPNDMLATMNDYDSAKLWVKKNVTRFNFEGGVNITYVAVGNEPFLKSYNGSFLKTTLPALKNIQSALSDAGYADTIKVTVPLNADVYESPANNPVPSAGRFREDIRNLMTQMVEFFHQTGAPFTVNIYPFLSLYGNPDFPVDFAFFDGASPPVIDGNIQYTNVFDANFDTLVSALNSIGYGDLPIIIGEVGWPTDGDINANTNLAQRFYNGLLKRLAANQGTPLRPNAYIETYLFGLIDEDAKSIAPGAFERHWGIFAFDGQPKYPLDLSGSPTLTAAKDVQYLPQQWCVYNPNTKADVGSKLIDNMNFACTYADCTVLGYGSSCNGLDEKGNASYAFNSYFQTQGQKDGSCDFQGLAMVTTQNNSQGKCNFLVQIVGFDYSSASSASLSLLEMSVLLYVSVMLLFF